Proteins encoded together in one Thermomonospora curvata DSM 43183 window:
- the npdG gene encoding NADPH-dependent F420 reductase, translating to MSEQKTPYDLPDVAGLSIGILGGTGDQGKGLARRFAMAGHQVIIGSRSAERARQAAEELGLGVRGADNATAAAEPDVVIVAVPWEGHKALLESLREQLAGKIVIDCVNPLGFDKRGAYALPVAEGSAAEQAAAVLPDSRVVAAFHHVSAKLLLDPDVAEVDLDVLVLGDDREATDLVQALAGRIAGVRGVYGGRLRNAHQVEAFTANLISINRRYKAHAGLRITDV from the coding sequence ATGAGTGAGCAGAAGACGCCCTACGACCTGCCGGACGTCGCGGGCCTGTCCATCGGCATCCTCGGCGGCACCGGCGACCAGGGCAAGGGGCTGGCCCGGCGGTTCGCCATGGCCGGCCACCAGGTGATCATCGGTTCCCGCAGCGCCGAGCGCGCCCGGCAGGCCGCCGAGGAGCTGGGGCTGGGGGTGCGCGGCGCCGACAACGCCACCGCGGCCGCCGAGCCCGACGTGGTGATCGTGGCGGTGCCCTGGGAGGGCCACAAGGCCCTGCTGGAGTCGCTGCGCGAGCAGCTGGCCGGGAAGATCGTCATCGACTGCGTCAACCCGCTGGGCTTCGACAAGCGCGGCGCCTACGCCCTGCCGGTGGCAGAGGGCAGCGCCGCCGAGCAGGCGGCCGCGGTGCTGCCCGACAGCCGGGTGGTGGCCGCCTTCCACCACGTGTCGGCCAAGCTGCTGCTGGACCCGGACGTGGCCGAGGTGGACCTGGACGTGCTGGTGCTCGGCGACGACCGGGAGGCCACCGACCTGGTGCAGGCCCTGGCCGGGCGGATCGCCGGGGTGCGCGGCGTCTACGGCGGCCGGCTGCGCAACGCCCACCAGGTCGAGGCGTTCACCGCCAACCTGATCTCCATCAACCGCCGCTACAAGGCCCACGCGGGCCTGCGCATCACGGACGTATGA
- a CDS encoding cyclase family protein has product MPFIELSHRITAGMTTYPGLPGPRIGDHISRAQAAERFGPAMAYQIGEITMVANTGTYVDTPFHWYEDGADLGTFPLERLADLPGTVVRVRPGRRALEADDLAGVAVAGRAVLVATGWSRHFGTERYGAPDHPYLARSAVEALIAGGAALVGIDSVNIDDMADLSRPAHSGLLAAGIPIVEHLRGLEDLPPGGFRFSAVPPPITGMGTFPVRAYAVVD; this is encoded by the coding sequence ATGCCGTTCATCGAGCTGAGCCACCGCATCACCGCGGGCATGACGACCTACCCCGGGCTGCCGGGCCCGCGCATCGGCGACCACATCTCGCGCGCCCAGGCCGCCGAGCGCTTCGGCCCCGCCATGGCCTACCAGATCGGCGAGATCACCATGGTCGCCAACACCGGCACCTACGTGGACACGCCGTTCCACTGGTATGAGGACGGCGCCGACCTCGGGACGTTCCCGCTGGAGCGGCTGGCGGACCTGCCCGGCACGGTGGTGCGGGTGCGGCCGGGACGGCGCGCGCTGGAGGCCGACGACCTGGCGGGCGTGGCGGTGGCGGGCCGGGCGGTGCTGGTGGCCACCGGCTGGAGCCGGCATTTCGGCACCGAACGCTACGGCGCGCCCGACCACCCCTACCTGGCCCGCAGCGCGGTGGAGGCGCTGATCGCCGGCGGCGCCGCGCTGGTCGGCATCGACTCGGTGAACATCGACGACATGGCCGACCTGAGCCGCCCGGCGCACAGCGGGCTGCTGGCGGCCGGCATCCCGATCGTCGAGCACCTGCGGGGGCTGGAGGACCTGCCGCCCGGCGGTTTCCGGTTCAGCGCGGTGCCCCCGCCGATCACCGGGATGGGCACGTTCCCCGTGCGCGCCTACGCGGTGGTCGATTAA
- the map gene encoding type I methionyl aminopeptidase: MTTQLRPGRISPMRKVPAHIARPEYVGKKQPRTGEPDIKSPEIIERMRVAGKIAGQALQEVGRHVRPGITTDELDRIGHEFLLDHGAYPSTLGYRGFPKSLCTSINEVICHGIPDDTVLREGDIINIDITAYIDGVHGDTDATFLVGEVDEESRLLVERTREAMMRGIRAVAPGRAINVIGRVIESYARRFGYGVVRDFTGHGIGTTFHSGLVIPHYDDPNATTIMQPGMTFTIEPMLTLGTIEYEIWDDGWTVVTKDRKRTAQFEHTVLVTEDGHEILTLP, from the coding sequence ATGACGACCCAACTCCGGCCAGGCCGCATCTCCCCCATGCGCAAAGTACCGGCGCACATCGCCCGCCCGGAGTATGTCGGGAAGAAACAGCCCCGCACGGGCGAGCCCGACATCAAATCCCCCGAGATCATCGAGCGGATGCGGGTGGCGGGCAAGATCGCCGGGCAGGCGCTGCAGGAGGTCGGGCGGCACGTGCGGCCCGGCATCACCACCGACGAACTCGACCGGATCGGCCATGAGTTCCTGCTGGACCACGGCGCCTACCCCTCCACGCTGGGCTACCGGGGCTTTCCCAAGTCGCTGTGCACCTCCATCAACGAGGTGATCTGCCACGGCATCCCCGATGACACGGTGCTGCGCGAAGGCGACATCATCAACATCGACATCACCGCCTACATCGACGGCGTGCACGGCGACACCGACGCCACCTTCCTGGTCGGGGAGGTCGACGAGGAGTCCCGCCTGCTGGTGGAGCGCACCCGTGAGGCGATGATGCGCGGCATCCGCGCGGTCGCGCCGGGCCGGGCCATCAACGTGATCGGCCGGGTGATCGAGTCGTACGCCCGCCGCTTCGGGTACGGGGTGGTGCGCGACTTCACCGGGCACGGCATCGGCACCACCTTCCACTCCGGGCTGGTCATCCCGCACTACGACGACCCGAACGCCACCACCATCATGCAGCCGGGCATGACGTTCACGATCGAGCCGATGCTCACCCTCGGCACGATCGAGTACGAGATCTGGGACGACGGCTGGACGGTGGTCACCAAGGACCGCAAGCGCACCGCCCAGTTCGAGCACACCGTGCTGGTGACCGAGGACGGTCACGAAATTCTCACTCTTCCCTGA
- a CDS encoding ComEA family DNA-binding protein, producing MSPGRAALSVIWAVSPFLTLGWATPFAFAGAAIWRRSGHLVVAAAFYLGVFALQMMLLPVIDTDAGAERLYGACLLTQAVVGCFHAFLVRRRVFDPEGTGGLAGNEAAIEMVRRQRLLRAKARELAAKDPAMAKELRIGRPDLPRRYDDGGLIDVNHAPATVLTMLPGVTEELAHRIIKVRQETGGFVSAEELSTLAQLPPALTSDIAEYAVFLP from the coding sequence ATGTCTCCCGGGCGTGCGGCGCTCAGCGTCATCTGGGCGGTGTCGCCTTTCCTGACCCTGGGCTGGGCCACCCCGTTCGCGTTCGCGGGCGCGGCGATCTGGCGCCGCAGCGGACATCTGGTGGTCGCCGCGGCGTTCTACCTCGGGGTGTTCGCGCTGCAGATGATGCTGCTGCCGGTCATCGACACCGACGCCGGCGCCGAGCGGCTGTACGGGGCGTGCCTGCTGACGCAGGCGGTGGTGGGCTGCTTTCACGCCTTCCTGGTGCGGCGCAGGGTGTTCGACCCGGAGGGGACGGGCGGCCTGGCCGGCAACGAGGCCGCGATCGAGATGGTGCGGCGGCAGCGGCTGCTGCGGGCCAAGGCGCGGGAGCTGGCCGCCAAGGACCCGGCCATGGCCAAGGAGCTGCGCATCGGCCGGCCGGACCTGCCGCGCCGCTATGACGACGGGGGGCTGATCGACGTCAATCACGCCCCGGCGACGGTGCTGACCATGCTGCCGGGCGTCACCGAGGAGCTCGCCCACCGGATCATCAAGGTCCGCCAGGAGACCGGCGGGTTCGTGTCCGCCGAGGAGCTGTCCACCCTGGCGCAGCTGCCGCCCGCTCTCACCTCCGACATCGCCGAATACGCCGTCTTCCTGCCCTGA
- a CDS encoding metal-dependent hydrolase, translating to MGRTHALSGAVVWLAAVPLLSQERLLGEFAVSLSTSQVLAGAVVCAGAALLPDIDHHNGRIANTIGPLTKLLCKWVGRISGGHRQATHSILFALAAGLVMDLLATHVAYAWWVALFITVGFGLRGIGLDFEGHPVWSSAADCAVAALAVWWMSGLDMSFAGYAVTLGCLAHVIGDCLTPRGCPVLWPAPWRVGLPLVPRTDGAVERVVVAPVLAVSAVILAAYAVFGDAAARWFAGAG from the coding sequence ATGGGGCGTACGCACGCCCTCAGCGGCGCGGTGGTGTGGCTGGCGGCCGTGCCGTTGCTCTCCCAGGAGCGGCTGCTGGGCGAGTTCGCGGTCTCGTTGTCGACCTCTCAGGTGCTGGCGGGCGCGGTGGTGTGCGCGGGCGCGGCGCTGCTGCCGGACATCGACCACCACAACGGGCGGATCGCCAACACCATCGGGCCGCTCACCAAGCTGCTGTGCAAGTGGGTCGGCCGGATCTCCGGCGGGCACCGGCAGGCCACCCATTCGATCCTGTTCGCCCTCGCCGCGGGGCTGGTGATGGACCTGCTGGCCACCCATGTGGCGTACGCCTGGTGGGTGGCGCTGTTCATCACCGTCGGGTTCGGGCTGCGCGGCATCGGCCTGGACTTCGAGGGGCACCCGGTGTGGTCGTCGGCCGCCGACTGCGCGGTGGCGGCGCTGGCGGTGTGGTGGATGAGCGGCCTGGACATGAGCTTCGCCGGCTATGCCGTCACCCTGGGCTGCCTGGCGCACGTGATCGGGGACTGCCTGACGCCGCGCGGCTGCCCGGTGCTGTGGCCGGCGCCGTGGCGGGTGGGCCTGCCGCTGGTGCCGCGCACCGACGGCGCGGTGGAGCGCGTGGTGGTGGCACCCGTCCTGGCCGTGAGCGCGGTGATCTTGGCCGCCTACGCGGTGTTCGGGGACGCGGCCGCCCGCTGGTTCGCCGGCGCGGGCTGA
- a CDS encoding S1C family serine protease, with translation MDAKLRPVLRAGAAVLLGAAMAAGCAGGPEPGRPGAGGTGTATVATAQGAVQLEEQYERVIKAVLPSVVQITTDSGEGSGVVYDSAGHIVTNAHVIAGARRIEVVPASGGRPLQASVVGAFVPDDLAVVKVRGGVLPPARFGDSAKLEVGTIVLAMGSPLGLSGSVTNGIVSATGRSVTTGRQGAFPGATIADAIQTSAAINPGNSGGALVTLNGEVIGIPTAAANDPQGGGAAPGIGFATPSNTVTRIVPQLIKDGRVTNSGRAALGVTVRTVADLRSGQPAGVGVVSVTEGGGAQRAGIRPGDVIVRVNGTDTPTQTALSQVLAQLSPGDTVEVVIRPADGAGERTVKVTLGELPGE, from the coding sequence ATGGACGCAAAGCTCAGGCCCGTGCTGCGGGCGGGAGCAGCCGTGCTGCTGGGGGCGGCCATGGCCGCCGGGTGCGCCGGCGGCCCGGAGCCGGGCAGGCCGGGCGCCGGCGGCACCGGCACGGCGACCGTGGCCACCGCGCAGGGCGCCGTTCAGCTGGAGGAGCAGTACGAGAGGGTCATCAAGGCGGTGCTGCCCTCGGTGGTGCAGATCACCACCGACTCCGGTGAGGGCTCGGGCGTGGTCTACGACTCCGCCGGCCACATCGTCACCAACGCGCACGTCATCGCCGGGGCCCGGCGGATCGAGGTGGTCCCGGCCAGCGGCGGCCGGCCGCTGCAGGCCAGCGTGGTCGGCGCCTTCGTGCCCGACGACCTGGCGGTGGTGAAGGTGCGCGGCGGGGTGCTGCCCCCGGCCCGTTTCGGCGACTCCGCCAAGCTGGAGGTCGGCACCATCGTGCTGGCGATGGGCAGCCCGCTGGGGCTGTCGGGCAGCGTCACCAACGGCATCGTCTCGGCGACCGGCCGCAGCGTCACCACCGGCCGGCAGGGCGCCTTCCCCGGCGCGACCATCGCCGACGCCATCCAGACCAGCGCGGCGATCAACCCGGGCAACAGCGGCGGCGCGCTGGTCACGCTGAACGGCGAGGTGATCGGGATTCCCACCGCCGCCGCCAACGACCCCCAAGGCGGCGGCGCCGCCCCGGGCATCGGTTTCGCCACCCCCAGCAACACGGTCACCCGGATCGTCCCGCAGCTGATCAAGGACGGCCGGGTCACCAATTCCGGCCGGGCCGCCCTGGGGGTGACCGTCCGCACGGTGGCCGATCTGCGCAGCGGGCAGCCCGCCGGGGTGGGGGTGGTCTCGGTCACCGAGGGCGGCGGCGCCCAGCGGGCCGGGATCCGGCCCGGTGACGTCATCGTCCGGGTCAACGGCACCGACACCCCCACGCAGACGGCGCTGTCGCAGGTGCTGGCGCAGCTGTCGCCCGGGGACACCGTCGAGGTGGTCATCCGCCCGGCCGACGGCGCCGGGGAGCGCACCGTGAAGGTCACCTTGGGCGAGCTGCCCGGAGAGTGA
- a CDS encoding AMP-binding protein, translating to MGATSAGNPAHWPAGLPRSLDYPDVAVGAILAGAARRWGDRTAFHYQGQDISYAELARQAARFAHGLRARGIGRGDVVAIHLPNIPQFPVAYYGILLAGATFSPCNPLLPPDDLAFQLDDCGAVAVVTLDFVAGSLAQALKNTKVRTVIVAPLMGDAVDLSTLCDGAFAECGVNFAEIGAGQPDTFPEVDIDPRTDLAHIAYTGGTTGRSKGVMIPHRNVVVCSLQYACWGAGALPKLDEAGGLTLDQIGSEEEYPVRLGTGVLVNVAPWFHAMGTIGYLNMPMLNGSTVVVHPRLDVPAFLADMEKFRATTLGGAPALFSALMADPSFETRDLSSVRSISSGAAPLPVEMINKLREKFPDATLVEAYGLTEVTMGVTANPPHRSGERKAGTVGVPVFDTQVKLVPVDAEKVDDSTPGLPPGQEGEVCAKGPQVMVGYLNRPEETAAVLSEDGWLRTGDIGVFDEDGYLSIVDRKKDMLIYNGYNVYPRELEEILFTHPKVANAAVVGRPDSKAGELPTAFVVKSGEVTAEELMEYVNAKVIHYKKLREVIFVDEIPVSAAGKVLKRELRERL from the coding sequence ATGGGTGCGACGTCTGCGGGCAACCCCGCGCACTGGCCGGCCGGACTGCCACGGTCCCTGGATTACCCCGACGTCGCGGTGGGGGCGATCCTCGCCGGTGCGGCCCGCCGCTGGGGCGACCGGACGGCGTTCCACTACCAGGGGCAGGACATCTCCTACGCCGAGCTGGCCAGGCAGGCGGCGCGGTTCGCGCACGGGCTGCGGGCCCGCGGCATCGGGCGCGGCGACGTGGTCGCCATCCACCTGCCGAACATCCCGCAGTTCCCCGTCGCCTACTACGGCATCCTGCTGGCGGGCGCCACGTTCTCCCCGTGCAACCCGCTGCTGCCGCCCGACGACCTGGCCTTCCAGCTCGACGACTGCGGCGCCGTGGCGGTGGTGACGCTGGACTTCGTGGCCGGCTCCCTGGCCCAGGCGCTCAAGAACACCAAGGTCCGCACGGTGATCGTGGCCCCGCTGATGGGCGATGCGGTGGACCTGTCCACCCTGTGCGACGGCGCGTTCGCCGAGTGCGGGGTGAACTTCGCCGAGATCGGCGCAGGGCAGCCGGACACCTTCCCCGAGGTGGACATCGACCCCCGCACCGATTTGGCCCACATCGCCTACACCGGCGGCACCACCGGCCGCTCCAAGGGCGTGATGATCCCGCACCGCAACGTGGTGGTCTGCTCGCTGCAGTACGCCTGCTGGGGCGCCGGGGCACTGCCGAAGCTGGACGAGGCCGGCGGGCTGACGCTGGACCAGATCGGCTCGGAGGAGGAGTACCCGGTCCGGCTGGGCACCGGCGTGCTGGTCAACGTGGCGCCCTGGTTCCACGCCATGGGCACCATCGGCTACCTGAACATGCCGATGCTCAACGGCTCCACCGTGGTGGTCCACCCGCGGCTGGACGTCCCGGCGTTCCTGGCCGACATGGAGAAGTTCCGCGCCACCACCCTCGGCGGCGCCCCCGCGCTGTTCTCGGCGCTCATGGCCGACCCGTCGTTTGAGACGCGGGACCTGTCGTCGGTGCGGTCCATCTCCTCCGGCGCCGCCCCGCTGCCGGTGGAGATGATCAACAAGCTCCGCGAGAAGTTCCCCGACGCCACGCTGGTCGAGGCCTACGGCCTCACCGAGGTCACCATGGGCGTCACCGCCAACCCCCCGCACCGCTCCGGGGAGCGCAAGGCCGGCACCGTCGGCGTCCCGGTCTTCGACACCCAGGTCAAGCTGGTGCCGGTGGACGCCGAGAAGGTCGACGACTCCACCCCCGGCCTGCCGCCCGGCCAGGAGGGCGAGGTCTGCGCCAAGGGCCCGCAGGTCATGGTCGGCTACCTGAACCGGCCGGAGGAGACCGCCGCGGTGCTCAGCGAGGACGGCTGGCTGCGCACCGGCGACATCGGGGTCTTCGACGAGGACGGCTACCTGTCCATCGTGGACCGCAAGAAGGACATGCTGATCTACAACGGGTACAACGTGTACCCGCGGGAGCTGGAGGAGATCCTCTTCACCCACCCCAAGGTCGCCAACGCCGCCGTGGTGGGCCGTCCCGACTCCAAGGCCGGGGAGCTGCCGACCGCCTTTGTGGTCAAGTCCGGCGAGGTGACCGCCGAGGAGCTGATGGAGTACGTCAACGCCAAGGTCATCCACTACAAGAAGCTGCGTGAGGTGATCTTCGTCGACGAGATCCCGGTCTCGGCGGCCGGCAAGGTCCTCAAGCGGGAGCTGCGCGAGCGGCTGTAG
- a CDS encoding LLM class F420-dependent oxidoreductase produces MRDFRFGFNFFDLPSRQEFVARCRTAERFGYDVALIPDHLGGPAPFPAMVAAAEATERLRVGPLVLNVGFWNPHLLAREVATADRLTDGRVELGLGAGHMKWEFDAAGLPWEPFGARVERLERTVEELTRLFSGPDYPQRAAVRELHDLAELKPVQRRGFGGFGPPLLIGGTSDRVLRLAARCADIIAYGGGLQMKGAEPGTFRLATAAEAEERVRFVRGLLGERADRVESSVLIQAVIVTGDRRAAAERLSAERMPFLTPEQVLETPFLLLGTHRQIADQLLERRERYGFSYITVHGPYMEALGPVIELLR; encoded by the coding sequence ATGCGAGATTTCCGGTTCGGGTTCAACTTCTTCGATCTGCCCTCCCGCCAGGAGTTCGTCGCGCGCTGCCGGACGGCCGAGCGCTTCGGCTACGACGTGGCCTTGATCCCCGACCACCTGGGCGGGCCGGCCCCGTTCCCGGCGATGGTGGCGGCGGCCGAGGCGACCGAACGGCTGCGGGTCGGCCCCCTGGTGCTCAACGTCGGCTTCTGGAACCCCCACCTGCTGGCCCGCGAGGTGGCCACCGCCGACCGGCTCACCGACGGCCGCGTCGAGCTCGGGCTGGGCGCCGGCCACATGAAGTGGGAGTTCGACGCCGCCGGCCTGCCCTGGGAGCCGTTCGGCGCCCGGGTGGAGCGGCTGGAGCGGACGGTCGAGGAGCTGACCCGGTTGTTTTCCGGCCCGGACTATCCGCAGCGCGCGGCCGTCCGGGAGCTGCATGACCTGGCCGAGCTCAAGCCGGTGCAGCGGCGGGGCTTCGGCGGTTTCGGCCCGCCGCTGCTGATCGGCGGCACCAGCGACCGGGTGCTGCGCCTGGCGGCCCGCTGCGCCGACATCATCGCCTACGGCGGGGGCCTGCAGATGAAGGGCGCCGAGCCGGGGACGTTCCGGCTGGCCACCGCGGCCGAGGCCGAGGAGCGGGTGCGCTTTGTGCGCGGGCTGCTGGGGGAGCGGGCCGACCGCGTCGAGTCCAGCGTGCTGATCCAGGCCGTGATCGTGACCGGCGACCGGCGTGCGGCGGCCGAGCGCCTGTCGGCCGAGCGGATGCCGTTCCTGACCCCCGAGCAGGTCCTGGAGACCCCGTTCCTGCTGCTGGGCACGCACCGGCAGATCGCCGACCAGTTGCTGGAACGGCGTGAACGCTATGGGTTCTCCTACATCACCGTGCACGGTCCGTACATGGAGGCCCTGGGCCCGGTGATCGAACTGCTGCGCTGA
- a CDS encoding cytochrome c oxidase assembly protein translates to MSKGVAQVARAAAIAVAAAGAALAAAMVAGGAAAEEIVPGIGDAGALTRWGLPVARVAMHAAAALTVGALLAATMLLPLEVAGGKGRLSADALTYLRAASWLGAGWAAAAAAALVFTVSDVLGEPVGQVLTGNRLSGYVGDLPQATALMLVILLAVLVALLARTTATVNGAAGLLVTALVALLPPPLTGHAASAGNHSLAVTSMALHVLAVALWVGGLAMLGRHVLTGGGRPEIMAGRYSRMALWCYIVVGVSGIAGTMARLPGPAELVTTSYGRLVLAKIVLFGALGWFGWWHRRRTLPELAERRPGAFARLAAVEVAVMAAVLGVATALARTAPPAPLLDENAVQVLLGYPMPPQITFGRVLTLWKLDFFFALLVVVLGGLYLAGVARLRARGDRWPMLRTVSWFFGLLTIVLVTQSGLARYAPLLFSMHMVQHMTLSMLTPIFMVLGDPITLALRAIKPAPVRGDRGPREWLLVLLHSRYVRVISHPVVAAAIFVVTTFALYFTPLFANAMRNHLGHIAMEIHFLAAGALFFWVLIGVGPTPRKVPYVAKLVTLFATMPFHAFFGIALMSLGEPLAEGWYRSVHPDWAASILSDQHAGGAIAWGFGEIPTFIVLLALVVQWFLDDQRTARREDRKAERAAARHEEDELAAYNARLAALARRDERMKKTAGGGTGEGGS, encoded by the coding sequence ATGAGCAAGGGCGTGGCACAGGTGGCGCGGGCCGCCGCGATCGCCGTCGCGGCAGCGGGCGCGGCGCTGGCGGCGGCGATGGTGGCCGGCGGCGCGGCGGCCGAGGAGATCGTCCCGGGGATCGGGGACGCGGGCGCGCTGACCCGCTGGGGACTGCCGGTCGCCCGGGTCGCCATGCACGCGGCCGCCGCGCTCACCGTCGGCGCGCTGCTGGCCGCCACGATGCTGCTGCCGCTGGAGGTCGCCGGCGGCAAGGGCCGGCTGTCCGCCGACGCGCTGACCTATCTGCGGGCCGCCTCCTGGCTGGGGGCCGGCTGGGCCGCCGCCGCGGCGGCGGCGCTGGTGTTCACCGTCTCCGACGTGCTCGGCGAGCCGGTGGGGCAGGTGCTGACCGGCAACCGGCTCAGCGGCTATGTGGGCGACCTGCCGCAGGCCACCGCGCTGATGCTGGTGATCTTGCTGGCGGTGCTGGTGGCGCTGCTGGCGCGGACCACCGCCACCGTGAACGGGGCGGCGGGCCTGCTGGTGACGGCCCTGGTGGCGCTGCTGCCGCCGCCGCTGACCGGGCACGCCGCCTCGGCCGGCAACCACTCCCTGGCGGTCACCTCGATGGCGCTGCACGTGCTCGCCGTGGCGCTGTGGGTCGGCGGGCTGGCGATGCTGGGCCGGCACGTCCTGACCGGCGGCGGGCGGCCGGAGATCATGGCCGGCCGCTACAGCCGCATGGCCCTGTGGTGCTACATCGTCGTCGGGGTCAGCGGGATCGCCGGCACCATGGCCCGCCTGCCCGGCCCGGCCGAGCTGGTGACCACCTCCTACGGCCGGCTGGTCCTGGCCAAGATCGTCCTGTTCGGGGCGCTGGGCTGGTTCGGCTGGTGGCACCGCCGCCGCACGCTGCCGGAGCTGGCCGAGCGGCGGCCCGGCGCGTTCGCCCGGCTGGCCGCGGTGGAGGTGGCGGTGATGGCCGCGGTGCTGGGGGTGGCGACGGCGCTGGCCCGCACCGCCCCGCCCGCCCCCCTGCTGGACGAGAACGCCGTGCAGGTGCTGCTGGGCTACCCGATGCCGCCGCAGATCACCTTCGGCCGCGTCCTGACGCTGTGGAAGCTGGACTTCTTCTTCGCGCTGCTGGTGGTGGTGCTGGGCGGCCTGTACCTGGCGGGGGTGGCGCGGCTGCGCGCCCGCGGCGACCGCTGGCCCATGCTGCGCACCGTCTCCTGGTTCTTCGGGCTGCTGACCATCGTGCTGGTCACCCAGAGCGGGCTGGCGCGGTATGCGCCGCTGCTGTTCAGCATGCACATGGTGCAGCACATGACGCTGAGCATGCTGACCCCGATCTTCATGGTGCTCGGCGACCCGATCACGCTGGCGCTGCGGGCGATCAAACCCGCCCCCGTCCGCGGCGACCGCGGCCCCCGCGAATGGCTGCTGGTGCTGCTGCACAGCCGGTACGTGCGGGTGATCTCGCACCCGGTGGTGGCCGCCGCGATCTTCGTGGTGACCACGTTCGCGCTCTACTTCACCCCGCTGTTTGCGAACGCGATGCGCAACCATCTGGGGCACATCGCGATGGAGATCCACTTCCTGGCGGCCGGGGCGCTGTTCTTCTGGGTGCTGATCGGGGTCGGCCCCACCCCGCGCAAGGTCCCGTACGTGGCCAAGCTGGTGACGCTGTTCGCCACCATGCCCTTCCACGCCTTCTTCGGGATCGCGCTGATGAGCCTGGGCGAGCCGCTCGCCGAGGGCTGGTACCGGTCGGTGCATCCGGACTGGGCCGCCTCGATACTGTCCGACCAGCACGCCGGCGGCGCCATCGCCTGGGGCTTCGGGGAGATCCCCACCTTCATCGTCCTGCTGGCCCTGGTCGTCCAGTGGTTCCTGGACGACCAGCGCACCGCCCGCCGCGAGGACCGCAAGGCCGAGCGGGCCGCCGCCCGCCACGAGGAGGACGAGCTGGCCGCCTACAACGCCCGCCTGGCCGCCTTGGCCCGGCGCGACGAACGCATGAAGAAGACCGCCGGCGGAGGGACCGGGGAGGGCGGCTCCTAG
- a CDS encoding DUF5685 family protein, with translation MFGVVRPCRHVMCRSLFEGWMAHLCGLCLTLRAEHGQAARLVTNYDGLLVSVLLEAQAPERSPHRKAGPCALRGMRTARVVDARSEGARLAAAVSLMLAAAKTRDHIADGDGAYARALVAAGARRLAGRWEAAGTRTGRALGFDAGVLREAVSRQAELESAGRPLRLLEVTEPTETAVAAAFAHTAVLAGKPHNAEPLAEAGRFFGRLAHILDAVEDLEQDRASGAYNPLIATGTDLATAHRHCRDALHGLRLALADLDLADDRLVKALLEREVARSVERVFAAYPGPPQGGGPYGPPQGPYGPAPQQPYPPAGHPPSVPMGPGAPGGGWGGGGGGGGWYGKGHGRPKRPPFPIPCLADTCVCLSCGLYQPKWSKYRGKSCGDRCWCTRDGDCCDCCEGCGNCGNCCD, from the coding sequence ATGTTCGGAGTCGTACGGCCGTGCCGCCACGTGATGTGCCGGTCGCTGTTCGAAGGCTGGATGGCGCACCTGTGCGGGTTGTGCCTGACGTTGCGGGCCGAGCACGGACAGGCCGCCCGGCTGGTCACCAACTACGACGGCCTGCTGGTGTCGGTCCTGCTGGAGGCGCAGGCCCCGGAGCGTTCGCCCCACCGCAAGGCCGGTCCGTGCGCGCTGCGGGGAATGCGGACGGCCCGCGTGGTGGACGCCCGTAGCGAAGGCGCCCGGCTGGCGGCGGCGGTGTCGCTGATGCTGGCGGCGGCCAAGACCCGCGACCACATCGCCGACGGCGACGGGGCCTACGCCCGCGCCCTGGTGGCCGCCGGGGCGAGGCGGCTGGCCGGCCGCTGGGAGGCCGCCGGGACGCGCACCGGGCGGGCGCTGGGCTTCGACGCCGGCGTGCTGCGGGAGGCGGTGAGCCGGCAGGCGGAGCTGGAGTCGGCCGGCCGGCCGCTGCGGCTGCTGGAGGTGACCGAGCCGACCGAGACGGCGGTGGCGGCGGCGTTCGCGCACACCGCCGTGCTGGCGGGCAAGCCGCACAACGCCGAGCCGCTGGCGGAGGCCGGGCGTTTCTTCGGCCGCCTGGCCCACATCCTCGACGCCGTGGAGGACCTGGAGCAGGACCGGGCCTCGGGCGCCTACAACCCGCTGATCGCCACCGGCACGGACCTGGCGACGGCCCACCGCCATTGCCGGGACGCCCTGCACGGGCTGCGACTGGCCCTGGCCGACCTCGACCTGGCCGACGACCGCCTGGTCAAGGCGCTGCTGGAACGCGAGGTGGCGCGCTCGGTGGAGCGGGTCTTCGCCGCCTACCCCGGCCCGCCGCAGGGCGGTGGTCCCTACGGTCCGCCCCAGGGGCCCTATGGCCCCGCCCCGCAGCAGCCCTACCCGCCGGCCGGGCACCCGCCGTCCGTCCCCATGGGGCCCGGAGCACCCGGAGGGGGCTGGGGCGGTGGCGGCGGCGGTGGCGGCTGGTACGGCAAGGGGCACGGCCGTCCCAAGCGCCCGCCCTTTCCGATCCCGTGCCTGGCCGACACCTGCGTCTGCCTCAGCTGCGGGCTCTACCAGCCGAAATGGAGCAAATACCGCGGCAAGAGCTGCGGCGACCGCTGCTGGTGCACCCGCGACGGCGACTGCTGTGACTGCTGCGAGGGCTGCGGCAACTGCGGTAACTGCTGCGACTGA